A stretch of the Ensifer sp. PDNC004 genome encodes the following:
- a CDS encoding HAD family phosphatase — MSSIEIRHIVFDIGKVLIHYDPNLPYSRIIPDEAEREWFFANVCTHDWNIEQDRGRSWEEAETLLIKDFPEREEQIRAFRKYWQEMVPHAYVETVSLMERLIAEGRDVTMLTNFASDTFREAQLLYPFLTLPRGVTVSGDVKLIKPDIAIYETHTRTFDLNPSATLFIDDSVPNVEAARLAGWHAVHFVDPEKLKADLAGYGIHP, encoded by the coding sequence ATGAGCAGCATCGAGATCCGTCACATCGTCTTCGACATCGGCAAGGTGCTGATCCACTACGACCCCAACCTGCCCTATAGCCGCATCATCCCCGATGAGGCCGAGCGCGAGTGGTTCTTTGCCAATGTCTGCACCCATGACTGGAACATCGAGCAGGACCGCGGCCGCTCCTGGGAAGAAGCCGAAACGCTGCTGATCAAGGACTTCCCCGAGCGCGAAGAACAGATCCGCGCCTTCCGCAAATATTGGCAGGAGATGGTGCCGCACGCCTATGTCGAGACGGTATCGCTCATGGAGCGACTGATCGCCGAAGGGCGCGACGTGACGATGCTGACCAACTTCGCTTCCGATACGTTCCGCGAGGCACAGCTCCTCTACCCCTTCCTGACCTTGCCGCGCGGCGTTACCGTTTCGGGCGACGTCAAGCTCATCAAGCCCGATATCGCCATCTATGAGACGCACACGCGGACCTTCGATCTCAACCCGTCGGCGACGCTCTTCATCGACGACAGCGTGCCCAACGTCGAAGCCGCGCGGCTTGCCGGTTGGCACGCGGTGCATTTCGTCGACCCGGAAAAACTGAAGGCCGATCTCGCCGGCTACGGCATTCATCCGTAG
- a CDS encoding caspase family protein: MRWRADPTTWLLSAALMVLFTMGNAFAEENGKRLALVVGMSNYVLAGTLPNAARDAEAFDAFLKGQGFETNLVLNADRRGLAGALSEFSRKIGPDDTALFYYAGHGMQLHGENFLVGTDAKLESEFDVPAETVALSEIIGAMEKRARISMVFLDACRNNPLAERLTREVEGATRGAATRGLAPIETQSGGTLVAFAAAPGQVAADGTDGHSPFTRALIANLSGAGLEVGTAFKRVVRDVRKETQGKQQPQILSSLSLEFYFGPETATPPTPVVQTPAVQTTVPQTVTVQPALTVPAIDPETLEAEKDFKKALKIGTARIWHFFVEKHRTGEYADLGRQALAQIEPAAMRNEAHLPQAVEAQLLPGKDQRRNIQLALASRGFAAGTADGVFGGQTRDAIKRFQSTNQQPASGFITENTAAALGIKVNARAEGIYSATKARRYDVANLEGLETDQTVLRALTCLRHFETVYGVFGGHLYVAVHTGTILAVYARGIAGGCGAHLASISSPEENAFVASLFNSDPSFFETGYDPRGNVSYKMGPWIGLTQDPQGKEPKGGWHWDNGAPMTYTKWFQDMPNEDKKGDDIGMYYAHRNGRSDTKSLYVDTWDDMGPSDGTAGLILEFE, encoded by the coding sequence ATGAGGTGGCGTGCAGATCCGACAACCTGGCTCCTTTCGGCGGCGCTCATGGTCCTTTTCACCATGGGAAACGCCTTTGCCGAGGAAAACGGCAAGCGGCTGGCGCTCGTCGTCGGCATGAGCAATTACGTGCTCGCTGGAACCTTGCCCAATGCCGCCCGCGATGCGGAAGCCTTCGACGCATTCCTGAAAGGCCAAGGGTTCGAAACGAACCTGGTGCTCAACGCCGATCGCCGCGGCCTTGCCGGTGCGCTCTCAGAGTTTTCGCGCAAGATCGGTCCTGACGATACCGCCCTGTTTTACTACGCCGGTCACGGCATGCAGTTGCACGGCGAGAACTTCCTTGTCGGCACCGATGCCAAGCTCGAAAGCGAATTCGACGTGCCGGCCGAGACCGTGGCGTTGTCCGAGATCATCGGCGCGATGGAAAAGCGCGCCCGCATCTCGATGGTCTTTCTTGATGCCTGCCGCAACAATCCGCTCGCCGAGCGGCTGACGCGCGAAGTCGAGGGTGCGACCCGCGGTGCGGCGACGAGAGGACTAGCGCCGATCGAAACACAGAGCGGCGGCACGCTCGTTGCCTTTGCCGCAGCCCCGGGACAGGTCGCCGCCGACGGCACCGACGGGCATTCGCCCTTTACCCGGGCGCTGATCGCCAATCTCTCGGGCGCCGGTCTCGAAGTCGGCACCGCCTTCAAGCGGGTCGTGCGCGACGTGCGCAAGGAAACACAGGGCAAGCAGCAACCGCAGATCCTGTCCTCCCTGTCACTGGAGTTCTATTTCGGGCCGGAAACCGCAACGCCGCCGACCCCCGTGGTGCAGACCCCTGCGGTCCAGACGACCGTGCCACAGACCGTGACGGTCCAGCCGGCACTCACCGTGCCAGCCATCGACCCCGAAACGCTCGAAGCGGAGAAGGACTTCAAGAAAGCGCTGAAGATCGGCACGGCACGCATCTGGCACTTCTTCGTCGAAAAGCACCGAACAGGCGAATATGCCGACCTCGGACGGCAGGCGCTGGCCCAGATCGAACCGGCGGCCATGCGCAACGAGGCGCATCTGCCGCAAGCCGTCGAAGCGCAGCTCCTGCCCGGCAAGGACCAACGACGAAACATTCAGCTGGCGCTTGCCTCACGGGGATTTGCAGCAGGTACGGCCGATGGCGTCTTCGGCGGACAGACCCGGGACGCCATCAAACGCTTCCAGAGCACCAACCAGCAGCCGGCGAGCGGCTTCATCACCGAGAACACGGCGGCCGCCCTCGGCATAAAGGTCAACGCCCGTGCCGAAGGCATCTACAGCGCGACGAAAGCGCGGCGATACGACGTCGCCAACCTCGAGGGGCTGGAAACCGATCAGACCGTCCTGCGGGCGCTGACCTGCCTGCGCCACTTCGAGACCGTCTACGGCGTGTTCGGAGGGCACCTCTATGTCGCCGTTCACACGGGTACGATCCTGGCCGTCTATGCGCGGGGAATTGCAGGCGGTTGCGGCGCCCACCTCGCCTCGATTTCATCTCCGGAAGAAAACGCGTTCGTCGCATCGCTTTTCAATTCCGACCCGAGCTTCTTTGAGACCGGATACGACCCGAGAGGAAACGTCAGCTACAAGATGGGACCATGGATCGGCCTGACACAGGACCCGCAGGGCAAGGAGCCGAAGGGCGGTTGGCACTGGGATAACGGCGCGCCGATGACCTACACGAAATGGTTTCAGGACATGCCGAACGAAGACAAGAAGGGCGACGACATCGGCATGTACTACGCCCATCGCAATGGCCGGTCCGACACCAAGTCCCTCTATGTCGACACCTGGGACGACATGGGACCCAGCGATGGCACGGCCGGTCTCATTCTTGAATTCGAGTGA
- a CDS encoding DsbA family protein produces MSASAMNLTKRLLSGAAIATVALVLAACSDEKKETASTAPAAATETAAKTETKPATDATTTASTTATPATAEAKPAAGTEVAQTTAAPVKVELPSSEGSVDVAKLMEPGALPEMAIGDANAPVTIVEYMSMTCPHCAAFHNNTFEAIKTKYVDSGKVRFVLREFPFDPRAAAAFMLARCAPEGQYFPMISMLFKQQQQWAAAQNGRDALLQMSKLAGFTQESFEACLTNQKLLDDVNSVMQRGAKEFGVQSTPTFFVNGEHYSGDMSVDVMSALIDSKL; encoded by the coding sequence ATGTCCGCTTCCGCAATGAACCTTACCAAGCGCCTGCTCAGCGGTGCCGCCATCGCAACCGTCGCCCTGGTGCTTGCTGCCTGCAGCGACGAAAAGAAGGAAACGGCATCGACCGCCCCGGCCGCAGCCACCGAGACGGCAGCGAAGACCGAAACCAAGCCGGCAACGGACGCAACGACCACCGCATCGACGACCGCGACGCCGGCCACCGCCGAAGCCAAGCCTGCTGCCGGCACCGAAGTCGCGCAGACGACCGCCGCGCCCGTCAAGGTCGAGCTTCCTTCGTCGGAAGGTTCCGTCGACGTCGCCAAGCTGATGGAGCCGGGTGCTCTGCCGGAAATGGCGATCGGTGACGCCAACGCGCCGGTGACCATCGTCGAATACATGTCGATGACCTGCCCGCACTGCGCCGCCTTCCACAACAACACCTTCGAGGCGATCAAGACCAAGTATGTCGACAGCGGCAAGGTCCGCTTCGTGCTGCGCGAATTCCCGTTCGACCCGCGCGCTGCGGCCGCCTTCATGCTGGCGCGCTGCGCTCCGGAAGGCCAGTACTTCCCGATGATCTCGATGCTCTTCAAGCAGCAGCAGCAGTGGGCCGCAGCCCAGAATGGCCGCGACGCCCTGCTGCAGATGTCCAAACTCGCCGGTTTTACACAGGAGAGCTTCGAGGCCTGCTTGACGAACCAAAAACTTCTGGATGATGTGAACTCTGTTATGCAACGGGGCGCCAAGGAATTCGGGGTTCAGTCGACGCCGACCTTCTTTGTCAATGGCGAGCACTATTCGGGGGACATGTCGGTTGACGTTATGTCGGCCCTCATCGACAGCAAGCTCTGA
- a CDS encoding DUF721 domain-containing protein — protein MSEQKSRKGVVQISEVANGLIDPVLAKRAGINTMLLGSWDEIAGEDFADCTRPEKIAWPRRASEIMGEGGHQPGVLTVACEGARALFLTHAQGELIQRINGFFGFYAIGQLRIVQKPVSQQPKHRGKPKPLSGEPARRLETMVEGIESEELKAALRRLGTAVLNPRRR, from the coding sequence GTGAGCGAGCAGAAGTCCCGGAAGGGCGTTGTCCAGATCAGCGAAGTCGCGAATGGCCTGATCGACCCGGTGCTCGCCAAGCGCGCGGGCATCAACACCATGCTGCTCGGCTCCTGGGACGAAATCGCCGGCGAAGACTTTGCCGATTGCACGCGACCCGAAAAGATCGCCTGGCCGCGGCGCGCCTCCGAGATCATGGGCGAGGGCGGCCATCAGCCGGGCGTGCTGACGGTTGCCTGCGAGGGCGCGCGCGCCCTGTTTTTGACCCATGCCCAGGGCGAGCTGATCCAGCGCATCAACGGCTTCTTCGGATTTTATGCCATCGGCCAGCTGCGCATCGTCCAGAAACCCGTCTCGCAGCAGCCGAAACACCGCGGCAAGCCGAAGCCGCTTTCGGGCGAGCCCGCGCGCCGGCTCGAAACGATGGTCGAAGGCATCGAAAGCGAAGAGCTGAAGGCGGCCTTGCGTCGGCTGGGCACCGCTGTACTCAACCCACGCCGCCGCTAA
- a CDS encoding YkvA family protein: MALPDRLQRVKQWARQIKRDVVALWFAARDRRTPLSAKIVAGAVAAYALSPLDLIPDFIPILGYLDDLVLVPLGILLAVRLVPPALMEEFRERATTLEGRPSSRSGLFAIMSIWFVAAVVAAWLVWRFIAARP; this comes from the coding sequence ATGGCCTTGCCCGATCGTCTCCAGCGCGTGAAGCAATGGGCGCGGCAAATCAAACGGGACGTCGTTGCACTCTGGTTTGCTGCGCGAGATCGTCGAACGCCGCTTTCGGCGAAAATCGTTGCCGGCGCTGTGGCGGCCTACGCACTCTCGCCGCTCGACCTGATCCCGGACTTCATTCCGATACTCGGATACCTCGATGACCTGGTCCTCGTTCCGCTCGGCATCCTCCTGGCGGTGCGTCTGGTGCCGCCGGCGCTGATGGAAGAATTCCGAGAGCGGGCGACGACACTGGAAGGACGCCCGTCCAGCCGAAGCGGCCTTTTCGCGATCATGAGCATCTGGTTCGTGGCCGCGGTCGTTGCGGCCTGGCTGGTATGGCGCTTCATCGCGGCCAGGCCCTGA
- a CDS encoding chromosome segregation SMC family protein, translating into MKFNKLRLLGFKSFVEPTEFIIERGLTGVVGPNGCGKSNLVEALRWVMGENSYKNMRASGMDDVIFSGSGNRPARNTAEVGLYLDNSDRTAPAAFNDSDEIQVSRRIEREQGSVYRINGKEARAKDVQLLFADASTGARSPSMVGQGRIGELIAAKPQARRQLLEEAAGISGLHSRRHEAELRLRAAETNLERLDDVTSQLESQIESLKRQARQANRFKMLSADIRKHEAILFHIRWVQAKEAEAEATSQLNQVTALVAEKAQQQMQAAKDQAVASLKLPELRENEAKFAAALQRLQIARSQLEEDAGRILRRRDELQRRLTQLAEDIAREERLVVDNAGILSRLDEEEAELSDMLAEADDRATEARERLEEANEKLVGSEALLARLTAERAEAQAGRNQLERTLRDLSERQARLARQLGDQSRDLDELDRQMAALPDPHEKQGQVEVAEAALEEAESNVIAIEESLAEARHMEVEARQPVDRTRATLNGIETEARTIRRMLEAVAGGAYPAVVEEMKVDRGFETALGAALGDDLDSPLETDAPAHWREPGDHAGDADLPEGVSPLIAHVKAPDTLTRALKQIGIVANEADAERLLPLLKPGQSLVTKQGSVWRWDGHVTGSEAPSAAALRLAQKNRLAELDAEAEGAAEALRFAEAELAAAGSRIRAEDERLRLARDAQRMITRQLAEARDALAAAERASGDLARRRAVLAESRSQIEAQVEEVAEQIETANDALADAPDLSELELKLRTQTADVAADRAAVAEARAAHDGLARENEARQRRIAAIGVERQTWKARAASAEEHIATLRDREAEARDEVEELIDAPDEFEDKRRALMNELQKAEASRREAADLLAEAENRQREADRLAATALSELAESREKRGRAEERLVSARERRVEIEARIQEALSCPPHEVMRLTGLAVDEALPDMRNVERELERLKIERERLGAVNLRAEEEQKELSEKLALLLRERDDVIEAIRKLRSAIQNLNREGRERLIAAFDVVNVQFQRLFTHLFGGGTAELQLIESDDPLEAGLEILARPPGKKPQTMTLLSGGEQALTAMALIFAVFLTNPAPICVLDEVDAPLDDHNVERYCNLMDEMAASTETRFIIITHNPITMARMNRLFGVTMAEQGASQLVSVDLQTAERLREVV; encoded by the coding sequence ATGAAGTTCAACAAGCTTCGCCTGCTCGGCTTCAAGTCCTTCGTCGAACCGACCGAATTCATCATCGAGCGGGGGCTGACCGGCGTCGTCGGACCGAATGGTTGCGGCAAGTCGAACCTCGTCGAAGCATTGCGCTGGGTGATGGGGGAGAACTCCTACAAGAACATGCGCGCCTCCGGCATGGACGACGTGATCTTTTCCGGATCCGGCAACCGTCCTGCGCGCAACACGGCCGAGGTCGGCCTCTATCTCGACAATAGCGACCGCACGGCGCCGGCCGCCTTCAACGACAGCGACGAGATCCAGGTCAGCCGCCGCATCGAGCGCGAGCAGGGCTCGGTCTACCGGATCAACGGCAAGGAAGCGCGCGCCAAGGACGTGCAGCTTCTTTTCGCCGATGCGTCGACTGGCGCACGCTCGCCGTCCATGGTCGGGCAGGGGCGAATCGGCGAACTGATTGCGGCAAAGCCGCAGGCCCGTCGCCAGCTCCTGGAAGAGGCGGCCGGCATCTCCGGCCTGCATTCACGCCGCCATGAGGCGGAGCTTCGCCTGCGGGCGGCGGAGACCAATCTCGAGCGCCTCGACGACGTCACCTCGCAGCTCGAAAGCCAGATCGAGAGCCTCAAGCGCCAAGCCCGCCAGGCCAACCGCTTCAAAATGCTCTCGGCCGATATCCGCAAGCATGAGGCGATCCTGTTTCATATCCGCTGGGTGCAGGCCAAGGAGGCCGAGGCCGAGGCGACGAGCCAGCTCAATCAGGTGACGGCGCTGGTTGCGGAAAAGGCGCAGCAGCAGATGCAGGCGGCCAAGGACCAGGCGGTCGCCAGCCTGAAGCTGCCGGAGCTGCGCGAGAACGAAGCGAAATTCGCCGCCGCCCTCCAGCGCCTGCAGATCGCCCGTTCGCAGCTCGAAGAAGACGCCGGCCGCATCCTCAGACGCCGCGACGAGTTGCAGCGCCGGCTGACGCAACTGGCCGAGGACATCGCCCGCGAAGAGCGCCTTGTCGTCGACAATGCCGGCATTCTTTCGCGCCTCGACGAAGAGGAAGCCGAACTCAGCGATATGCTCGCCGAGGCCGACGACCGTGCGACGGAAGCGCGCGAGCGCCTCGAAGAGGCGAACGAAAAACTCGTCGGCAGCGAGGCATTGTTGGCGCGGCTGACGGCCGAACGTGCCGAGGCGCAGGCCGGCCGCAACCAGCTGGAGCGCACGCTGCGCGACCTCTCTGAGCGCCAGGCGCGCCTTGCGCGACAACTTGGCGATCAGTCGCGCGATCTCGACGAACTCGACCGCCAGATGGCAGCCCTTCCTGATCCGCACGAAAAGCAGGGCCAGGTCGAGGTCGCAGAAGCTGCGCTGGAAGAAGCCGAAAGCAATGTGATCGCCATTGAAGAGTCGCTCGCCGAGGCGAGGCACATGGAAGTCGAGGCGCGTCAGCCCGTCGATCGGACGCGCGCGACGCTGAACGGCATCGAGACCGAAGCGCGCACCATCCGGCGCATGCTGGAGGCAGTGGCCGGTGGCGCCTATCCCGCCGTCGTCGAGGAGATGAAGGTCGACCGAGGCTTCGAAACAGCCCTCGGCGCCGCACTGGGCGACGACCTCGACTCACCGCTTGAAACCGATGCGCCCGCCCATTGGCGCGAACCGGGGGACCATGCCGGCGACGCCGATTTGCCGGAAGGCGTCAGCCCGCTGATTGCGCATGTGAAGGCGCCTGACACGCTGACCCGTGCCCTGAAGCAGATCGGCATCGTCGCAAACGAGGCGGACGCCGAACGGCTGTTGCCCCTGCTGAAACCTGGCCAGAGCCTTGTCACCAAGCAGGGCTCCGTCTGGCGCTGGGACGGCCACGTGACCGGCTCCGAGGCGCCAAGTGCTGCCGCCTTGCGGCTGGCGCAGAAGAACCGGCTGGCCGAACTGGATGCAGAGGCCGAGGGGGCCGCTGAGGCGCTACGGTTCGCCGAGGCCGAACTTGCCGCCGCTGGTAGCCGGATCCGCGCCGAGGACGAAAGGCTGCGGCTTGCGCGCGACGCGCAACGCATGATCACCCGACAGCTTGCCGAGGCCCGTGACGCGCTTGCTGCGGCCGAACGCGCCTCCGGCGACCTTGCACGCAGGCGGGCGGTGCTTGCCGAATCGCGCAGCCAGATCGAAGCGCAGGTCGAAGAGGTGGCCGAGCAGATCGAGACGGCCAACGACGCGCTGGCGGACGCGCCCGATCTCTCCGAACTGGAACTGAAGCTGCGGACGCAGACGGCGGATGTCGCTGCCGATCGCGCCGCCGTCGCCGAGGCCCGCGCCGCTCATGATGGCCTGGCGCGCGAGAACGAGGCTCGCCAGCGTCGCATTGCCGCGATCGGGGTGGAACGGCAGACCTGGAAGGCCCGTGCCGCCAGCGCCGAGGAACATATCGCCACCCTGCGTGACCGCGAAGCGGAAGCCCGCGACGAGGTGGAAGAGCTGATCGATGCGCCCGACGAGTTCGAGGACAAGCGCCGGGCGCTGATGAACGAGTTGCAGAAGGCGGAAGCGTCGCGGCGTGAAGCGGCCGATCTGCTTGCCGAGGCCGAGAACCGCCAGCGCGAGGCCGACCGCCTGGCCGCAACCGCGCTGTCCGAACTGGCCGAATCGCGCGAAAAGCGCGGCCGCGCCGAGGAGCGCCTGGTCTCCGCCCGTGAACGCCGCGTCGAGATCGAGGCGCGTATTCAGGAAGCGCTCTCCTGCCCGCCGCACGAAGTGATGCGATTGACGGGACTTGCCGTCGACGAGGCGCTGCCCGACATGCGCAATGTCGAGCGCGAGCTCGAACGGCTGAAGATCGAGCGCGAGCGGCTCGGTGCCGTCAACCTGCGCGCCGAAGAGGAGCAGAAGGAGCTTTCGGAAAAGCTCGCCCTGCTGCTGCGAGAGCGCGACGACGTCATCGAGGCGATCCGCAAGCTGAGGAGCGCCATCCAGAACCTGAACCGCGAGGGCCGCGAACGCCTGATCGCCGCATTCGACGTCGTCAACGTGCAGTTCCAGCGGCTGTTCACCCACCTCTTCGGCGGTGGCACGGCCGAGCTGCAACTGATCGAGAGCGACGATCCGCTGGAAGCGGGCCTTGAAATTCTCGCCCGTCCGCCGGGCAAGAAGCCGCAGACGATGACGTTGCTATCGGGCGGCGAGCAGGCGCTGACGGCGATGGCGCTGATCTTCGCCGTGTTCCTCACCAATCCGGCGCCGATCTGCGTGCTCGACGAAGTCGACGCCCCGCTCGACGACCACAATGTCGAGCGCTACTGCAACCTGATGGACGAGATGGCGGCCTCGACCGAGACACGCTTCATCATCATCACCCACAATCCGATCACCATGGCGCGCATGAACCGCCTGTTCGGCGTGACCATGGCCGAGCAAGGCGCCTCGCAGCTCGTCTCTGTCGACCTGCAGACCGCCGAGCGCCTGCGCGAAGTCGTCTGA
- the mutY gene encoding A/G-specific adenine glycosylase, with the protein MHDTIPAADAAPLLLEWYDRHHRDLPWRVSPPMARRGIVANPYHVWLSEVMLQQTTVQAVKAYFEKFLSLWPTVEDLAQADNEDVMKAWAGLGYYARARNLKKCAEAVANDHGGRFPDTEDGLKSLPGIGDYTAAAIAAIAFNRKSAVLDGNVERVISRLYAIETPLPAAKPEMRGRVAALTPGERPGDFAQAMMDLGATICTPKRPACSLCPFRAHCRALSVADPETFPRKAQKKDKPLRRGAAFVAIDGDNAVYLRKRAETGLLGGMTEVPGTDWTSRQDGDTSLASQPFAAAWEDCGTISHVFTHFELRLSVYRANVARTGTQGNGWWEPVHSLSAQALPTVMKKAIAQAIPHAFKAER; encoded by the coding sequence ATGCACGATACGATACCGGCGGCGGACGCCGCACCCCTGCTTTTGGAATGGTACGACAGGCACCATCGCGACCTGCCCTGGCGGGTTTCGCCGCCCATGGCGCGCCGAGGCATCGTCGCCAATCCCTATCACGTCTGGCTATCCGAAGTGATGCTGCAGCAGACGACGGTGCAGGCGGTAAAGGCCTATTTCGAAAAGTTCCTGTCGCTGTGGCCGACCGTCGAGGATCTGGCACAGGCCGACAATGAGGACGTGATGAAGGCATGGGCCGGGCTCGGCTACTATGCCCGCGCCCGCAACCTGAAGAAATGCGCCGAGGCCGTCGCGAACGATCACGGCGGCCGTTTTCCCGATACGGAAGACGGGCTGAAGTCCCTTCCCGGCATCGGCGACTATACCGCCGCCGCGATTGCGGCAATTGCCTTCAACCGCAAAAGCGCCGTTCTCGACGGCAATGTCGAGCGGGTGATCTCGCGCCTCTATGCGATCGAGACGCCGCTGCCGGCTGCAAAGCCCGAAATGCGGGGCCGCGTCGCCGCGCTCACCCCCGGCGAGCGCCCGGGCGACTTCGCCCAGGCGATGATGGATCTCGGCGCGACGATCTGCACGCCGAAGCGCCCCGCCTGCTCGCTCTGTCCCTTCCGCGCCCACTGTCGTGCGCTTTCCGTAGCAGACCCGGAAACCTTTCCGCGCAAGGCACAGAAGAAGGACAAGCCGCTTCGGCGCGGTGCTGCCTTCGTCGCGATCGACGGCGACAACGCGGTCTATCTGCGCAAGCGGGCCGAGACGGGCCTGCTTGGCGGCATGACCGAAGTGCCCGGCACCGACTGGACGTCGCGGCAGGACGGCGACACCTCGCTTGCCTCGCAACCCTTTGCGGCCGCCTGGGAAGATTGCGGCACCATCAGCCACGTGTTCACGCATTTCGAGTTGCGTCTCTCGGTCTACCGCGCCAATGTCGCGCGCACCGGAACGCAGGGCAACGGCTGGTGGGAACCGGTCCACTCGCTGAGCGCCCAGGCGCTGCCGACGGTGATGAAGAAGGCGATCGCCCAGGCGATCCCGCATGCCTTCAAGGCGGAACGCTAG
- a CDS encoding caspase family protein, translated as MKWRVMLLLLALSVPLASGNAFAEGNGKRLALVVGMSNYVLAGTLPNAARDAEAFDAFLKGQGFETNLVLNADRRGLAGALSEFSRKIGPDDTALFYYAGHGMQLHGENFLVGTDAKLESEFDVPAETVALSEIIGAMEKRARISMVFLDACRNNPLAERLTREVEGATRGAATRGLAPIETQSGGTLVAFAAAPGQVAADGTDGHSPFTRALIANLSGAGLEVGTAFKRVVRDVRKETQGKQQPQILSSLSLEFYFGPETATPQPQPEAVQPTLAVPAADPAALVAEVDFKKALRIGTPRIWRFYVEKHRTGEYAELARRTLEQIEPAAVRNQSHLPQAVEARLLPDKGRRRDIQLALTARGFDVGTADGVFGGQTRDAIKRFQGANSQSGTGFVTEQTAEKLGVKVNSAAEGLYSAKTARVYDINDLKGLETDPRVLTAIKCLGGSPTVYGAFEGHLYVVARTGPARAFYAELLAKNCGTHVASISSQAENSFIASLFNADPTFIDTGYYPPDNISYKIGPWIGLVQDPQGKEPKGGWRWDNGEALTYSKWFPGMPNESRPGDDTAMYYLHREGRLDLTNTYLDTWDDMGPGNSAVSVVLEFE; from the coding sequence ATGAAATGGCGTGTGATGCTGCTGTTGCTTGCCCTTTCGGTTCCGCTCGCAAGCGGCAATGCCTTTGCCGAAGGAAACGGCAAGCGGCTGGCGCTCGTCGTCGGCATGAGCAACTACGTGCTCGCCGGAACGCTGCCCAATGCCGCGCGCGATGCGGAAGCCTTCGACGCATTCCTGAAAGGCCAAGGGTTCGAAACGAACCTGGTGCTCAACGCCGATCGCCGCGGCCTTGCCGGTGCGCTCTCAGAGTTTTCGCGCAAGATCGGGCCAGACGATACCGCCCTGTTTTACTACGCCGGTCACGGCATGCAGTTGCACGGCGAGAACTTCCTTGTCGGCACCGATGCCAAGCTCGAAAGCGAATTCGACGTGCCGGCCGAGACCGTGGCACTGTCCGAGATCATCGGCGCGATGGAAAAGCGCGCCCGCATCTCGATGGTCTTTCTTGATGCCTGCCGCAACAATCCGCTCGCCGAGCGGCTGACGCGCGAAGTCGAGGGCGCGACCCGCGGTGCTGCGACGAGAGGACTGGCGCCGATCGAAACACAGAGCGGCGGCACGCTCGTCGCCTTTGCCGCAGCCCCGGGACAGGTCGCCGCCGACGGCACCGACGGGCATTCGCCCTTTACCCGGGCGCTGATCGCCAATCTCTCCGGCGCCGGTCTCGAAGTCGGCACCGCCTTCAAGCGGGTCGTGCGCGACGTGCGCAAGGAGACGCAGGGCAAGCAGCAACCGCAGATCCTGTCCTCCCTGTCACTCGAGTTCTATTTCGGGCCCGAAACCGCAACGCCGCAGCCGCAACCTGAGGCCGTCCAGCCGACACTCGCGGTGCCGGCCGCCGATCCCGCCGCACTCGTGGCGGAGGTCGATTTCAAGAAGGCGTTGAGGATCGGAACGCCGCGGATCTGGCGCTTCTACGTCGAAAAGCACCGTACTGGCGAATATGCCGAACTCGCACGCCGGACGCTGGAGCAGATCGAACCGGCGGCCGTGCGCAACCAGTCGCATCTGCCGCAAGCCGTCGAGGCGCGGCTGCTGCCGGACAAGGGTCGGCGACGTGATATCCAGTTGGCGCTGACGGCAAGAGGCTTTGACGTCGGTACTGCCGACGGTGTTTTCGGCGGGCAGACGCGCGACGCCATCAAGCGTTTCCAGGGCGCCAACAGCCAGAGCGGTACGGGCTTTGTCACCGAACAGACGGCCGAAAAGCTCGGCGTGAAAGTCAACAGCGCAGCCGAAGGCCTCTACAGCGCCAAGACGGCGCGCGTCTACGACATAAACGACCTCAAGGGGCTGGAGACAGACCCGCGCGTCCTTACCGCCATCAAGTGCCTCGGCGGGTCCCCAACTGTCTACGGCGCCTTCGAAGGGCATCTCTACGTCGTCGCAAGGACCGGACCAGCCCGTGCCTTCTATGCCGAACTCCTCGCCAAGAACTGCGGCACCCACGTCGCGTCGATCTCATCTCAGGCGGAAAACAGCTTCATCGCTTCGCTCTTCAACGCGGACCCGACCTTTATCGACACGGGTTACTACCCGCCGGACAACATCAGCTACAAGATCGGGCCATGGATCGGACTCGTCCAGGACCCGCAGGGCAAGGAGCCGAAAGGCGGCTGGCGGTGGGACAATGGCGAGGCACTGACCTATTCGAAGTGGTTTCCGGGGATGCCGAACGAGAGCAGGCCGGGCGACGATACCGCAATGTATTACCTTCACCGGGAAGGTCGGCTCGATTTGACCAACACCTATCTCGACACATGGGACGATATGGGGCCAGGCAACTCGGCCGTCAGCGTCGTGCTCGAATTCGAATGA